The window TCATGCCCTGGATCGACTCGATGGTCGGAATCGACGAGCTGCCGATCTCCGTCTTGAAGGCTTCGCCGAAGACGTAATACTCGCGTGGCGTACGCCAGCGGTACGGTCCACCGGAGTTCACGCCTTGTCCCGACGTCGAGCTCGGCTGATAGCGTCGTGTCGGCTCCAGCTCCGCCATCAACACCCGAAGCTGGTCGTCAATCTCCTTCGGCGGAAAGCCCTCGTTGCGCGCGCACCAGACTGCTATCGAAGGATGGTTGCGATAGCGCAGAATCTTGTCACGCACATTGGCCATGTACGTCGGCAGATCGTCGGGATTTGGCCCATCCGAGGGATTGGGCTGGAAGAACTCATCCCAAAGCAGAATGCCGTATTTGTCGCACAGTTCGTAGAAGTCTTCGCCGGTCGACTGCCCTACCCAGTTGCGGATGAGGTTCATATTCGCCAGCGCGTGCATCTTGATTTCCGCTTCAAGGCGTTCGCGCGGGATGCGCTTCATCGCTTCGTCGAGGCCCCAGTCACCGCCGCGAATGAAGACTCGGACGCCGTTGACGGAGATGGTCAGATTCTCCGAATCCGGCACGAAATAGGTGATCTGGCGAACGCCGAAGGAGATGTTCTGCGCGTCGGAGGTCTTGCCCGCTTCATCGAAGCTCAGGTGCAGCGCATACAGGTTCTGCGGTCCGTAGCCGTTGGGCCACCACAGCTTCGGATTCTCAACGTGCAGCGCCGGAAAAGCCTCCGCATCCAGCGAGACGATCTGCGATGCATGCGGAGCGAGTTCAACTTCCTTCTCAACAGAAACGTCGCCAAAATGGGCCTTCAGTACTCCCTTTTGCGGCTGATCCGTCACATTTTCGACCGTCGTTGAGATCGCCACATCTGCCGAGTCGGTCTTCGGAAGCGGAAGGGCCGTCGTCACCAGCGGGTCTTTCACCACCACTGGCCCGGTCGAAGAGAGAAAAACCTTCGCCCAGATGCCCGAATCCCGGTCGCGAATGCCAGGGAGCCAGTCCCATCCAATCGTCGAAAGAAATGTCGGACCGTCGAGCGCGGTGATGCCGCCATTGGTCACCATGCCGTCGGCGATGGTGTGCTCATGCGGGTCGCCGGGATGCGGCTGAGGCTTCACCAGCACGGCAATTGCGGCCTTTTCGCCCGGTTTTACAAACTCCGAGATATCGAAAATGCCGCGCTTGAATGCTCCGCGCATCGTGCCCAGGTACGTCCCGTTGACCCAAACCTCGGCTGAGAAGTTGATGCCGTCGAGATTGAGCCAGACATGACGGCCGCGGTACGCTGCCGGAATCTCAGTCACGGTTCGGTACCAGTACGAGGTCTTGTTCAGGCTTTCGGGAATTCGGTCTGGACGGTTGTTTTCGCCATACAGCGGCTCGGGATAGACGCCATTTTTGACGAGCGTCGTCAGCACCGTTCCAGGCACCACTGCCGGAAACCAACCCTGCGTCTTGTAGTTCAGCTTCGAAATCGCCGCGCCCGCTCCTGATCCCGCCTCTGCCACCTTCGCCGAATCCTGCAGCTCCCAGCCGGAGGAAACTTCCACCTTCGCCGGAACTGCCGCCTCGGAATGGGCCTGTTGGGAACGCACATCGGCGATAGCCGGCGAGCTCAACAGCGCGAGATTTGAACCGATCAGAACAGCGAGCGACATGACTCTCTTCAACAAAATGGGCAAAGAACTGGTCCCTTCTAGAGTTACTTCGTTTACCTCGTTATCTTAAATTGCACGCACCAGTTGGCGACAGATTCCGGGTTTCTCAATCTCGGGTCACGCCACAAAACAAAACGGCCCGAAGCTTTCGCCCCGGGCCGTTTCCCTGCAATTTATCGGCAGACTTACTCTGCTGAGCCTTCGACCAGCTTGGTCGTCGCGACGGTCCAGTTCGGGTCGCCCACCTTGAAGCGCGCAAAGCGCCGCACGGTGATGTTTTCGCCGAGCTTGCCGACCTTCTGCGCAATCAGTTCCTTGATCGAAACGGACTGATCCTTGATGAAGGGCTGCTCCAGCAAGCAGACTTCCTCGTAGAACTTGGCCATCTTGCCCACGACCATCTTTTCTGCAATGTTTTCCGGCTTGCCAGAGGCCATTGCCTGCGCCTTGTAGATTTCCTTCTCGCGCTCCAGATCCTCTGGCGTCACATCTTCGGGCCTGACGTAGCGCGGATCGCTGGCTGCGATGTGCATGGCGATGTCCTTGAGCAGGTCCTGGAAATCGTCGGTGCGGGCGACAAAATCGCTTTCGCAGTTCAGTTCGACCATCACACCGATCTTGCCGCCGGCGTGGATGTAGTTGCCGACCGCGCCTTCGTTGGTCGAGCGCGAAGACTTCTTCGCGGCGGACGCCATGCCGCGCTTACGCAGCACCACAAATGCCGCCTCGATATCGCCCTTGGACTCCTGCAGCGCCTTCAGACAATCGCCCATGGGCGCGCCGGACTTCTCGCGCAGTTCCTTTACCAGACCCGCACCAATTTTCTCACTCACCGTCGTCATCTCCACTCCGTTCGTTTCTTCAATACTCATTTGATTCGGCTTTTGTCCCAGAGCTTCCGGCACAAGAAAAGCGTGGCTCGGAATATTCGGCGGCCACGCTTCTATTGTGCGTGCTCGCAGCACGCAGAAGATTACAGTGCTGTTTCAGCCGTCTCAGCTTCTTCTTCCAGCGCCGAAACTACGCCGGGAGCCTTGCGAATTCCGCCGCCTAGTGCAGCTTCGAGGTCAACCACATCGCCGACTTCCTCGCCCTCGCCGCTGGCGTCGAGCGTAACCAGTTCCGCAGGCGCTTCCGTCTCGGCAACCTCGGCAAACTGCTTGTCGCCCACCAGGTTCACGCCCTCGATTGCCGAATCGGAGATCTTGGAGGTGAAGAGGCGGATGGCGCGCAGCGCGTCATCGTTGCCCGGGATCACGTAATCCACAACCGTCGGGTCGCAGTTCGTGTCCACAACGGCGACTACCGGGATGCCCAGCTTCTTGGCTTCCTTCACGGCGATCGCTTCGTTGTTCGAGTCGACGATGAAGATCGCGTCGGGCAGCCGCTTCATGTTCTTGATGCCGGCAAGGTTGGCCTGCAGGTGCTTGCGCTCCCGCTCCAGCTTGATGACTTCCTTCTTGGTCAGCAATTCGTAGCGGCCATCGGTAGCCATTTCGTCGAGTTCCTGAAGGCGCTTCACCGACTTCTGCACGGTCACCCAGTTGGTCAGCAGACCGCCGAGCCAGCGCTGATTGATGTACGGCATTCCGGCGCGGTTGGCTTCCTCTGCGATCGCATCCTGAGCCTGGCGCTTGGTGCCGACGAAAAGAACCGTCTTGCCGCTGGCGCACAGGTCGGTGACGTACTTCGACGCGTCTTTGAACATCTTGAGCGTCTTCTGCAGGTCAATGATGTAAATGCCGTTGCGCTCGCCAAAGATGTATTCCTTCATCTTCGGGTTCCAGCGCTTCGTCTGATGCCCGAAGTGAACACCCGCTTCGAGCAGCTCCTTCATGGTAATCGTGGCCAATTGAGCTCCTTATTGCCGTTGCATCCGGGCTGGCGTTCGCCTGGTCCGGATTGATCCTGCTTAAGCAGGAGATTGAACTGCGGAATGCCAAATGTGAAGCGTGAGTGTGTAAAACCGCCGCACCCACACTTCACACTCCACACTATCTCTTGCTGAACTGGAAGCGTGCGCGCGCACCCTTCTGACCGTACTTTTTGCGTTCCTTCTGGCGCGCATCGCGGGTCAGAAGGTTTTCCGATTTCAACAGCTTGCGCAGCTCGGGGTTGAAGACCACGAGAGCGCGAGCTGAACCCATTTTCACGGCATCGGCCTGGGCCGAAACGCCGCCGCCCTTGACCGTGGTGACCACGTCAAAGGTGGAGAGCAGTTCGGTGAGCACCAGAGAGCGCTTCGCTGCGGTACGCTGCTGCTCGGTCACGAAGTACTCCGTGTAGCCCTTGCCGTTTACCTTGAACTCACCCGTTCCGGGGCGCAGAAAAACACGGGCAATCGCCGACTTGCGGCGGCCCGTTCCGTAATACTGAACCAAATCTGCCATGTGCTCTCTTCCGCCCTATCCGGGCCTCAAACCTTTTTGGGGTGCCCGTCCTTGCCACCTTTTGCGTGGCAAGGACGGGATTCCATCAAACCTTACGCGATA is drawn from Acidicapsa acidisoli and contains these coding sequences:
- a CDS encoding glycoside hydrolase family 2 protein; this translates as MSLAVLIGSNLALLSSPAIADVRSQQAHSEAAVPAKVEVSSGWELQDSAKVAEAGSGAGAAISKLNYKTQGWFPAVVPGTVLTTLVKNGVYPEPLYGENNRPDRIPESLNKTSYWYRTVTEIPAAYRGRHVWLNLDGINFSAEVWVNGTYLGTMRGAFKRGIFDISEFVKPGEKAAIAVLVKPQPHPGDPHEHTIADGMVTNGGITALDGPTFLSTIGWDWLPGIRDRDSGIWAKVFLSSTGPVVVKDPLVTTALPLPKTDSADVAISTTVENVTDQPQKGVLKAHFGDVSVEKEVELAPHASQIVSLDAEAFPALHVENPKLWWPNGYGPQNLYALHLSFDEAGKTSDAQNISFGVRQITYFVPDSENLTISVNGVRVFIRGGDWGLDEAMKRIPRERLEAEIKMHALANMNLIRNWVGQSTGEDFYELCDKYGILLWDEFFQPNPSDGPNPDDLPTYMANVRDKILRYRNHPSIAVWCARNEGFPPKEIDDQLRVLMAELEPTRRYQPSSTSGQGVNSGGPYRWRTPREYYVFGEAFKTEIGSSSIPTIESIQGMMPQKDWEEINDDWAEHDLARGAQAGNTYPKTLADRYGKVANLADFVRKSQLANYEAYRAMYEGREAKLFNPSTAVITWMSNPAQPSFVWQLYHHDLEPNAALFAVKKAGEMVHILLNESNGDVQVINNLPTGIAKATAHIAIYNLDGSRVYEHEYPVTGPAYTAIDLGSVEWPSSVSAVHFVKLELKDADGKLLSENFYWRSVPDHPDDLQALETMKTVKLEAKAARRDVEGKVRITVTLRNPGTEVALMAHLQLRRGKAPNPSDPLANVADRVLPVYYSDNYVSLVPGESRAITIEAAESDLKGEAPRIVIDGWNIGVSDAGSSVPVTQNINAQVDHWPVTNLPIVAHTWK
- the tsf gene encoding translation elongation factor Ts, whose amino-acid sequence is MTTVSEKIGAGLVKELREKSGAPMGDCLKALQESKGDIEAAFVVLRKRGMASAAKKSSRSTNEGAVGNYIHAGGKIGVMVELNCESDFVARTDDFQDLLKDIAMHIAASDPRYVRPEDVTPEDLEREKEIYKAQAMASGKPENIAEKMVVGKMAKFYEEVCLLEQPFIKDQSVSIKELIAQKVGKLGENITVRRFARFKVGDPNWTVATTKLVEGSAE
- the rpsB gene encoding 30S ribosomal protein S2 encodes the protein MATITMKELLEAGVHFGHQTKRWNPKMKEYIFGERNGIYIIDLQKTLKMFKDASKYVTDLCASGKTVLFVGTKRQAQDAIAEEANRAGMPYINQRWLGGLLTNWVTVQKSVKRLQELDEMATDGRYELLTKKEVIKLERERKHLQANLAGIKNMKRLPDAIFIVDSNNEAIAVKEAKKLGIPVVAVVDTNCDPTVVDYVIPGNDDALRAIRLFTSKISDSAIEGVNLVGDKQFAEVAETEAPAELVTLDASGEGEEVGDVVDLEAALGGGIRKAPGVVSALEEEAETAETAL
- the rpsI gene encoding 30S ribosomal protein S9 yields the protein MADLVQYYGTGRRKSAIARVFLRPGTGEFKVNGKGYTEYFVTEQQRTAAKRSLVLTELLSTFDVVTTVKGGGVSAQADAVKMGSARALVVFNPELRKLLKSENLLTRDARQKERKKYGQKGARARFQFSKR